In one Cellulomonas sp. JZ18 genomic region, the following are encoded:
- a CDS encoding carbohydrate ABC transporter permease — protein sequence MTSIRENSPPAGSRGDLPAGGSGTPVVPPPPVRRRPGLGWAERLEIAALSGPALIVFLAFVIFPVVMAAYYGFFRWEGYGVPTDFVGLKNYVTILQDPLFHDALRHNATIVVLSLVLQGPAAVLLALLLNRRMRGQSLIRVLIFVPYVISEVVVGTGWSLMLQSTGALNDLLGKIGLGALENEWLSDPDIAMWTLMGIITWKYVGFAVIIFLAGLQGIPEELHEAAAIDGASYWQVQRRITLPLLGPTLRIWAFLSIIGSLQLFDLVYIIWGQYIASTAGTSTMATYMVSYGRNAGSYGYGNAVAVVLFLISLVAALVYQRFVLRRDTEGALTGGAR from the coding sequence ATGACGTCCATCCGCGAGAACTCGCCCCCCGCGGGCTCGCGCGGCGACCTGCCGGCCGGCGGGAGCGGCACCCCCGTGGTGCCGCCCCCGCCGGTCCGGCGTCGGCCCGGCCTCGGCTGGGCCGAGCGCCTCGAGATCGCCGCGCTGTCCGGCCCCGCCCTGATCGTCTTCCTCGCCTTCGTGATCTTCCCCGTGGTCATGGCCGCGTACTACGGCTTCTTCCGCTGGGAGGGGTACGGGGTGCCGACGGACTTCGTGGGGCTGAAGAACTACGTCACGATCCTGCAGGACCCGCTGTTCCACGACGCCCTGCGGCACAACGCGACGATCGTCGTGCTCTCACTCGTGCTGCAGGGACCGGCGGCGGTCCTGCTCGCGCTGCTGCTCAACCGGCGCATGCGCGGCCAGTCGCTCATCCGCGTCCTGATCTTCGTGCCGTACGTGATCTCCGAGGTCGTCGTCGGCACCGGCTGGAGCCTCATGCTCCAGAGCACCGGCGCGCTCAACGACCTGCTGGGCAAGATCGGCCTCGGCGCGCTCGAGAACGAGTGGCTGTCCGACCCCGACATCGCGATGTGGACCCTCATGGGGATCATCACGTGGAAGTACGTCGGGTTCGCCGTGATCATCTTCCTCGCCGGCCTGCAGGGGATCCCGGAGGAGCTGCACGAGGCCGCGGCGATCGACGGCGCGTCCTACTGGCAGGTGCAGCGCCGGATCACGCTGCCGCTGCTGGGGCCGACGCTGCGCATCTGGGCGTTCCTGTCGATCATCGGCTCGCTGCAGCTGTTCGACCTCGTCTACATCATCTGGGGCCAGTACATCGCCTCCACGGCGGGCACCTCGACGATGGCGACCTACATGGTCTCGTACGGCCGCAACGCCGGCAGCTACGGCTACGGCAACGCGGTCGCGGTCGTGCTCTTCCTGATCTCGCTCGTCGCCGCCCTCGTCTACCAGCGCTTCGTGCTGCGCCGGGACACCGAGGGCGCCCTCACGGGAGGTGCGCGCTGA
- a CDS encoding carbohydrate ABC transporter permease, producing MAASSLAPPPLRPAPRLLRGRRARAPLPWGSPAVYAVATLLIIAMLAPVAYVVVGGFRTNAQITSDPSGLPSPWQAGNYLDVLGGGVFWRQVANSTVAALATTVGVVALGLMVSFVLARYRFRGQGLMYALFAAGLMFPMTVAITPLYILVRTLGLMNDLGGVILPQIAFALPTTVIILVPFLRAIPTELQEAAAIDGCSRLGFFWRMVLPLSLPGVITVGILAFIASWNSYLLPLFILNDADAFTLPLGVQAFASEYSVDTAKVLAFTSLAMLPALVFFSLFERRIVGGLTGAVKG from the coding sequence ATGGCCGCCTCGTCCCTCGCCCCGCCGCCGCTGCGGCCGGCACCCCGCCTCCTGCGGGGCCGCCGGGCCCGGGCCCCGCTGCCCTGGGGCAGCCCCGCGGTGTACGCGGTGGCGACCCTGCTGATCATCGCGATGCTCGCACCGGTCGCGTACGTGGTGGTCGGCGGGTTCCGCACCAACGCGCAGATCACCTCCGACCCGTCGGGCCTGCCCTCGCCCTGGCAGGCGGGCAACTACCTCGACGTGCTCGGCGGCGGGGTGTTCTGGCGGCAGGTCGCGAACTCGACGGTCGCGGCCCTGGCCACCACGGTCGGCGTCGTCGCGCTCGGGCTCATGGTGAGCTTCGTCCTCGCCCGCTACCGGTTCCGCGGGCAGGGGCTCATGTACGCGCTGTTCGCGGCGGGCCTGATGTTCCCGATGACCGTGGCCATCACGCCGCTGTACATCCTCGTGCGGACGCTGGGCCTGATGAACGACCTCGGCGGGGTGATCCTGCCGCAGATCGCGTTCGCGCTGCCGACCACCGTCATCATCCTCGTGCCGTTCCTGCGGGCGATCCCCACGGAGCTGCAGGAGGCGGCGGCGATCGACGGGTGCAGCCGCCTGGGCTTCTTCTGGCGCATGGTGCTTCCGCTGTCGCTGCCCGGCGTCATCACGGTCGGGATCCTCGCGTTCATCGCGAGCTGGAACAGCTACCTGCTGCCGCTGTTCATCCTCAACGACGCGGACGCCTTCACGCTCCCGCTCGGGGTGCAGGCCTTCGCGTCGGAGTACTCCGTGGACACCGCCAAGGTGCTGGCCTTCACGTCGCTGGCGATGCTGCCGGCGCTCGTGTTCTTCAGCCTCTTCGAGCGGCGCATCGTCGGTGGGCTGACGGGTGCCGTGAAGGGCTGA
- a CDS encoding endo-1,4-beta-xylanase encodes MTTPRQRARRRLTGVVSGAAAATLAVTLAVPAFAAGATLQAAAAESGRYFGTAIAASRLNDSTYTTIANREFNMITAENEMKMDAMQPSRGQFNWSSGDRIVNWARQNGKQVRGHALAWHSQQPGWMQNMSGSALRTAMLDHVTQVASYYRGKIHSWDVVNEAFADGSSGARRDSNLQRTGNDWIEAAFRAARAADPGAKLCYNDYNTDNWQHAKTQAVYNMVRDFKARGVPIDCVGFQAHFNSGNPVPSNYDVTLRNFAALGVDVQITELDIEGSGSSQAQQYQGVVQACLSVARCTGITVWGVRDTDSWRASGTPLLFDGSGNKKAAYTSVLNQLNQGGTPVPNPTTPAPNPTTPAPNPTTPAPNPTTPAPNPGASCTATYSEGQKWNDRFNGTVTIRANTDISSWTSTVTVRYPQRIIATWNGSPTWDSSGNVMTMRPSGSGALAAGQTVSFGFTVQHGGNWTWPSISCAAS; translated from the coding sequence ATGACGACCCCACGTCAGAGGGCGCGACGTCGCCTGACCGGCGTCGTGAGCGGCGCCGCCGCCGCCACGCTGGCCGTGACGCTCGCCGTCCCGGCGTTCGCCGCCGGCGCGACGCTGCAGGCGGCCGCGGCCGAGAGCGGCCGCTACTTCGGCACCGCGATCGCCGCGAGCCGGCTGAACGACTCGACCTACACGACCATCGCGAACCGCGAGTTCAACATGATCACGGCCGAGAACGAGATGAAGATGGACGCGATGCAGCCCAGCCGCGGCCAGTTCAACTGGTCCAGCGGCGACCGCATCGTCAACTGGGCACGCCAGAACGGCAAGCAGGTCCGTGGGCACGCGCTCGCCTGGCACTCGCAGCAGCCGGGCTGGATGCAGAACATGTCCGGCAGCGCGCTGCGCACCGCCATGCTCGACCACGTCACGCAGGTCGCGTCGTACTACCGCGGCAAGATCCACTCCTGGGACGTCGTGAACGAGGCGTTCGCCGACGGCTCGTCGGGTGCGCGCCGCGACTCGAACCTGCAGCGCACCGGCAACGACTGGATCGAGGCCGCCTTCCGGGCCGCCCGCGCCGCCGACCCGGGCGCCAAGCTCTGCTACAACGACTACAACACCGACAACTGGCAGCACGCCAAGACGCAGGCCGTGTACAACATGGTCCGCGACTTCAAGGCGCGCGGCGTCCCGATCGACTGCGTCGGCTTCCAGGCCCACTTCAACTCGGGCAACCCGGTGCCGTCCAACTACGACGTCACGCTGCGCAACTTCGCGGCCCTCGGCGTCGACGTGCAGATCACCGAGCTCGACATCGAGGGGTCGGGCAGCTCGCAGGCGCAGCAGTACCAGGGTGTCGTGCAGGCCTGCCTCTCCGTCGCCCGCTGCACCGGCATCACGGTGTGGGGCGTGCGGGACACCGACTCGTGGCGCGCGTCGGGCACGCCCCTGCTCTTCGACGGGTCGGGCAACAAGAAGGCCGCGTACACGAGCGTCCTCAACCAGCTGAACCAGGGCGGCACGCCGGTGCCGAACCCGACGACGCCCGCGCCGAACCCGACGACGCCCGCGCCGAACCCGACGACGCCCGCGCCGAACCCGACGACGCCCGCGCCGAACCCCGGCGCGAGCTGCACGGCCACGTACTCCGAGGGCCAGAAGTGGAACGACCGGTTCAACGGCACGGTGACCATCCGCGCCAACACGGACATCAGCAGCTGGACCTCCACGGTGACCGTCCGCTACCCGCAGCGCATCATCGCGACGTGGAACGGCTCCCCGACGTGGGACTCGTCCGGCAACGTCATGACCATGCGCCCGAGCGGCAGCGGCGCGCTCGCGGCGGGCCAGACCGTGAGCTTCGGCTTCACCGTGCAGCACGGCGGCAACTGGACGTGGCCGTCGATCAGCTGCGCGGCGTCCTGA
- a CDS encoding metalloregulator ArsR/SmtB family transcription factor produces the protein MTTASDGAVAGDAGVPVAAALFRCLGDPSRLAILRHLLLGEHRVVDLTRHMSLAQSTVSQHVACLRDCGLVVARPQGRATVLSVAHPADVLALLAATEALLGHGGDAVALCPVRPAFGVGPDARAGGEGAA, from the coding sequence ATGACAACCGCGTCTGACGGTGCCGTGGCGGGCGACGCCGGCGTCCCCGTCGCCGCCGCGCTCTTCCGGTGCCTGGGCGACCCCTCGCGCCTCGCGATCCTGCGGCACCTGCTGCTCGGCGAGCACCGCGTGGTCGACCTGACGCGGCACATGAGCCTCGCGCAGTCGACGGTGTCGCAGCACGTCGCGTGCCTGCGTGACTGCGGCCTCGTCGTCGCCCGTCCCCAGGGGCGTGCCACCGTGCTCTCGGTCGCGCACCCGGCGGACGTGCTCGCGCTGCTGGCCGCCACCGAGGCCCTGCTCGGGCACGGCGGGGACGCGGTCGCGCTGTGCCCCGTGCGCCCTGCCTTCGGCGTCGGACCCGACGCCCGCGCCGGCGGCGAGGGCGCGGCGTGA
- a CDS encoding cation diffusion facilitator family transporter has translation MSAGHRHGTATGRHRRRLAVVLVLTLVVAAVQVAGGLVSGSLALLADAGHMLTDAGGVTIALVAAALATRPATAGRTFGLQRAEVLAALANGLLLAGVGVWVVVEAVRRWSDPPEVASGTMLAVAAVGAAANVAGLLLLGPGRGESINVRGAYLEVLADLAGSVAVLVAGVVLATTGWARADVVASFVIGLLVVPRAWSLLRDVVDVLLESTPRDVDLAAVRAHIRGVPGVVDVHDLHAWTITSGVPVLSAHVVVDDACLAENRCGEVLDALGACLGQHFDTTHSTFQLEPVGHAAHEAPQHA, from the coding sequence GTGAGCGCCGGGCACCGCCACGGCACCGCGACGGGACGCCACCGCCGGCGCCTCGCCGTCGTCCTCGTCCTCACGCTCGTGGTCGCGGCCGTGCAGGTCGCCGGCGGGCTCGTCTCGGGCTCCCTCGCGCTCCTCGCGGACGCGGGCCACATGCTGACCGACGCCGGCGGCGTCACGATCGCCCTCGTCGCGGCCGCGCTCGCGACCCGCCCGGCGACGGCCGGCCGCACGTTCGGCCTGCAGCGCGCGGAGGTCCTCGCGGCGCTCGCGAACGGGCTGCTGCTGGCGGGGGTGGGCGTGTGGGTCGTCGTCGAGGCCGTCCGCCGCTGGTCCGACCCGCCCGAGGTCGCGTCCGGGACGATGCTGGCCGTCGCCGCGGTGGGGGCGGCCGCCAACGTCGCGGGCCTGCTCCTGCTGGGACCCGGCCGGGGCGAGAGCATCAACGTCCGCGGCGCCTACCTCGAGGTGCTCGCGGACCTCGCCGGGTCCGTGGCGGTGCTCGTGGCCGGCGTGGTGCTCGCGACGACGGGGTGGGCCCGCGCCGACGTCGTCGCCTCGTTCGTCATCGGCCTGCTCGTGGTGCCGCGGGCGTGGTCGCTGCTGCGGGACGTGGTCGACGTGCTGCTGGAGTCGACCCCGCGGGACGTCGACCTGGCCGCCGTGCGCGCGCACATCCGGGGCGTCCCGGGGGTCGTCGACGTGCACGACCTGCACGCGTGGACCATCACGAGCGGCGTGCCCGTGCTGTCCGCGCACGTGGTCGTCGACGACGCGTGCCTCGCCGAGAACCGCTGCGGCGAGGTGCTCGACGCGCTCGGCGCGTGCCTCGGGCAGCACTTCGACACCACCCACTCGACGTTCCAGCTCGAGCCGGTCGGCCACGCCGCGCACGAGGCCCCGCAGCACGCCTGA
- a CDS encoding phosphotransferase family protein translates to MTSTDADAPPLDRLARVVAHLGAVVAAERLTGGMFATTYRVTLGDGRRVVVKTAPVDDDRLLTYEHDLVRTEGLVYALAADRPDLLMPRLLATDHSRTAFPGDVVVAAHLDGVPWADAGLGAPADDPRAARAERDLGALMARLHTVTGEAFGYVGAVHARGGAQDPPGTRLHGATWPEAFGRMLDALLADAGRWGVDVPAREVRDAAARHHDALAAVVRPALVHGDLWPGNLFVDPADGALVGVVDAERALWADPLVELVGADQVGRGPVPAGLLSGYAAQAGAPLDVTSDAARARLLLYRLHMSLVLCVEAVPRRYDAAGDPASFGYLTLAARTVRWALDELAALPA, encoded by the coding sequence GTGACGAGCACCGACGCCGACGCACCGCCCCTCGACCGCCTGGCGCGGGTGGTCGCGCACCTCGGCGCGGTCGTCGCGGCCGAGCGCCTCACGGGCGGGATGTTCGCGACCACCTACCGCGTGACGCTGGGCGACGGGCGCCGCGTCGTGGTCAAGACGGCACCCGTCGACGACGACCGCCTGCTCACGTACGAGCACGACCTCGTGCGCACCGAGGGCCTGGTGTACGCGCTCGCCGCGGACCGGCCCGACCTGCTCATGCCGCGCCTGCTGGCGACCGACCACAGCCGCACCGCCTTCCCCGGCGACGTCGTCGTCGCCGCCCACCTGGACGGCGTGCCGTGGGCCGACGCCGGCCTCGGCGCGCCCGCCGACGACCCGCGTGCGGCCCGCGCCGAGCGGGACCTCGGGGCGCTCATGGCCCGGCTGCACACCGTGACGGGCGAGGCGTTCGGGTACGTCGGCGCCGTGCACGCCCGCGGCGGCGCGCAGGACCCGCCGGGCACGCGCCTGCACGGCGCCACGTGGCCGGAGGCGTTCGGACGCATGCTCGACGCGCTCCTCGCGGACGCGGGCCGCTGGGGCGTCGACGTGCCCGCGCGGGAGGTGCGCGACGCCGCGGCGCGGCACCACGACGCGCTCGCCGCGGTGGTCCGGCCCGCGCTCGTGCACGGCGACCTGTGGCCCGGGAACCTCTTCGTCGACCCGGCCGACGGTGCGCTCGTCGGCGTGGTCGACGCCGAACGGGCGCTGTGGGCGGACCCGCTCGTCGAGCTCGTCGGCGCCGACCAGGTCGGGCGCGGCCCGGTCCCGGCCGGGCTGCTCTCGGGCTACGCCGCGCAGGCCGGCGCACCGCTGGACGTGACGTCCGACGCCGCGCGGGCCCGCCTGCTGCTGTACCGGCTGCACATGAGCCTCGTGCTGTGCGTGGAGGCCGTGCCCCGCCGCTACGACGCCGCCGGTGACCCGGCGTCGTTCGGGTACCTCACCCTCGCCGCACGCACCGTGCGGTGGGCGCTGGACGAGCTGGCGGCCCTCCCGGCCTAG
- a CDS encoding DUF2231 domain-containing protein, with product MSHTRSTDTDNTALGWTLRLEEEKGLDPAVSAARAFYAPVLGNDSVRGLLNGEPIGHALHPLMTDLPLGLWISATTLDLVGGRSAEKAADRLLGLGVLAALPTALTGAADWFSGNRRVQRVGLVHAALNGVGLGMYAGAYLLRKKGRRRLGKAVVLAAGAVVGVSGYLGGHMTLVQGYPEGGLAD from the coding sequence GTGTCCCACACGCGCTCGACCGACACCGACAACACCGCGCTCGGCTGGACCCTGCGGCTCGAGGAGGAGAAGGGCCTGGACCCGGCCGTCTCGGCGGCCCGGGCCTTCTACGCGCCCGTGCTGGGCAACGACTCCGTGCGCGGCCTGCTCAACGGCGAGCCGATCGGCCACGCGCTGCACCCGCTCATGACGGACCTGCCGCTCGGGCTGTGGATCAGCGCGACGACCCTCGACCTGGTCGGCGGCCGCAGCGCCGAGAAGGCCGCCGACCGGCTCCTCGGCCTCGGCGTGCTCGCGGCGCTGCCGACCGCCCTCACCGGGGCCGCCGACTGGTTCAGCGGCAACCGGCGCGTGCAGCGCGTGGGCCTCGTGCACGCCGCGCTCAACGGCGTCGGCCTCGGCATGTACGCGGGCGCGTACCTGCTGCGCAAGAAGGGCCGGCGCAGGCTCGGCAAGGCCGTGGTGCTCGCCGCGGGCGCCGTCGTGGGCGTCAGCGGGTACCTCGGCGGCCACATGACGCTCGTGCAGGGCTACCCCGAGGGCGGGCTGGCCGACTGA
- a CDS encoding MFS transporter encodes MLQPYRDVLARPGALAFSSTGVVARMPMSMVGIGIVLMVEALYHSYGLAGRVSAVFVVAQAVCSPQIARLVDRYGQARVMRPALLTSAAGIALLVVAATLRAHPGWLYAAAVLSGATVGSFGALVRARWNHALGDDPRRVHTAFSLESALDELVFVVGPVLATVLATSVAPSAGLVVPVVAMLLGGLAFLAQRRTEPPVAAPDAAEQGPRGTVLRSPGMVVLVLVFVAMGAIFGATDVSTVAFAEEVGRPALAGPVLAVFALGSLVSGLLYGARHWTSPLHRRFAVGVIALAVGVCAFFLAQSLAVLAVVMFVVGFAIAPSIINGNALVQGLVPAGRLTEGLTWVGTALGVGVSVGSSVAGTRIDAGGAHAGFLVVVVAGAGALVATLVALPVLRPRGRTPGDAPVRRVEDLSASATGGASVAACENASQAGPRGETDD; translated from the coding sequence ATGCTCCAGCCCTACCGGGACGTCCTCGCGCGCCCTGGCGCACTCGCGTTCTCCTCGACCGGCGTCGTCGCCCGCATGCCCATGTCGATGGTCGGCATCGGCATCGTCCTCATGGTCGAGGCGCTGTACCACTCCTACGGCCTCGCGGGCCGGGTGTCGGCCGTGTTCGTCGTCGCCCAGGCCGTCTGCTCGCCGCAGATCGCCCGCCTGGTCGACCGGTACGGCCAGGCCCGCGTCATGCGGCCCGCGCTGCTCACCTCGGCCGCCGGGATCGCGCTCCTCGTCGTCGCGGCGACCCTGCGCGCGCACCCCGGCTGGCTCTACGCCGCCGCCGTGCTGTCCGGGGCGACCGTCGGGTCGTTCGGCGCGCTCGTGCGCGCACGCTGGAACCACGCGCTCGGCGACGACCCGCGGCGCGTGCACACCGCGTTCTCGCTGGAGTCCGCCCTCGACGAGCTGGTGTTCGTCGTCGGACCCGTGCTGGCCACGGTGCTGGCGACCTCGGTCGCACCGTCCGCGGGCCTGGTCGTCCCCGTCGTCGCGATGCTCCTCGGCGGGCTCGCGTTCCTCGCGCAGCGGCGCACCGAGCCGCCCGTCGCCGCGCCCGACGCCGCCGAGCAGGGCCCACGGGGCACGGTGCTCCGCTCCCCCGGCATGGTGGTCCTCGTCCTCGTCTTCGTCGCGATGGGCGCGATCTTCGGCGCCACCGACGTGTCGACCGTGGCGTTCGCCGAGGAGGTCGGGCGGCCGGCGCTGGCCGGGCCCGTGCTCGCGGTGTTCGCGCTCGGCTCGCTGGTGTCCGGGCTGCTCTACGGCGCACGGCACTGGACGTCGCCGCTGCACCGGCGGTTCGCCGTCGGCGTCATCGCGCTCGCCGTCGGGGTGTGCGCGTTCTTCCTCGCCCAGTCGCTGGCCGTGCTGGCCGTCGTCATGTTCGTCGTGGGCTTCGCGATCGCCCCGTCGATCATCAACGGCAACGCCCTCGTGCAGGGGCTCGTGCCGGCCGGCCGCCTCACCGAGGGGCTGACCTGGGTCGGCACGGCGCTGGGCGTGGGCGTCTCCGTCGGGTCGTCGGTCGCGGGCACGCGCATCGACGCGGGCGGTGCGCACGCCGGGTTCCTCGTCGTCGTCGTCGCGGGTGCCGGCGCGCTCGTCGCGACGCTGGTCGCCCTGCCGGTCCTGCGCCCGCGCGGCCGTACGCCCGGCGACGCCCCCGTCCGGCGGGTCGAGGACCTCAGCGCGAGCGCGACCGGCGGGGCGAGCGTCGCCGCGTGCGAGAACGCGTCCCAGGCGGGTCCGCGCGGCGAGACGGACGACTAG
- a CDS encoding GNAT family N-acetyltransferase: MSDVVVSEVPDERRFEARTPEGELLGFAAYHVEGDDVVLTHTEVDPRAEGHGIGSSLVRQTLDQLSASGRGVVAVCPFVRSWVDAHPDYAGVLKRR, encoded by the coding sequence ATGAGCGACGTCGTGGTGAGCGAGGTGCCGGACGAGCGGCGCTTCGAGGCGCGCACGCCGGAGGGCGAGCTGCTGGGGTTCGCGGCGTACCACGTCGAGGGGGACGACGTCGTCCTCACGCACACCGAGGTGGACCCGCGCGCGGAGGGGCACGGCATCGGCTCCTCGCTCGTGCGGCAGACGCTCGACCAGCTCTCGGCGTCGGGGCGCGGCGTGGTCGCCGTCTGCCCCTTCGTCCGCTCGTGGGTGGACGCCCACCCCGACTACGCCGGGGTGCTGAAGAGGCGCTGA